The following proteins are co-located in the Acinetobacter shaoyimingii genome:
- a CDS encoding alpha/beta hydrolase family protein has protein sequence MHSILLITGWGLGTKPLEALKQSLQAQGYQVELMNIFNAFDQVELDAKIKIAQKFDVIAGWSLGGQLASVLAEQIYKKTAKAKVLITLASNPCFIAKECWPIGMQYSAFQSFKSSFQQDALTTLKRFSYLVTQGSKNAKQDWQYLQNSVNDEDKTIKIQGLELLENLNSVSILESYQGPQYHVLAEDDGLVAYKVADYLRKIPAKFIKIDSVIGSHGFPLFNIHETTNKILGYLKTTLKK, from the coding sequence ATGCACAGTATTTTACTTATTACGGGTTGGGGTTTAGGAACAAAACCATTAGAAGCGCTCAAACAATCATTACAAGCTCAAGGCTATCAAGTTGAGCTGATGAATATTTTTAATGCCTTTGATCAAGTTGAATTAGATGCCAAGATCAAAATTGCGCAAAAGTTTGACGTCATTGCAGGTTGGTCCTTGGGTGGGCAATTGGCCAGTGTGCTTGCTGAACAAATCTATAAAAAGACTGCAAAAGCGAAAGTATTAATTACTTTAGCTTCAAATCCTTGCTTTATAGCAAAAGAATGTTGGCCGATTGGAATGCAATATTCTGCGTTTCAAAGTTTTAAAAGTTCTTTTCAACAAGATGCGTTAACCACCTTAAAACGGTTTTCCTATTTAGTGACTCAAGGCAGCAAAAATGCCAAACAAGATTGGCAATACTTACAAAATTCGGTTAATGATGAAGATAAAACAATCAAGATTCAAGGTTTAGAATTGTTGGAAAATTTAAATTCTGTGAGTATTTTAGAAAGTTATCAAGGGCCTCAATATCATGTGTTGGCTGAAGATGATGGTTTAGTTGCTTACAAAGTTGCTGATTATTTGCGTAAAATACCTGCAAAGTTTATTAAAATTGATAGTGTTATAGGTTCACATGGTTTTCCACTATTTAATATTCATGAAACAACTAACAAAATTTTAGGGTATTTAAAAACAACATTAAA
- a CDS encoding DUF6176 family protein, with protein MDIGAVLIELKENRLDDVAVWQAEINARKQEAIETLKAERVFIESWFQLKLEGKDYLIAYMRADDIHYAQQVGKSSQFPIDQIHKAFKQNWARVIPAQILVDLENTD; from the coding sequence ATGGATATTGGTGCGGTACTTATTGAACTGAAAGAAAATCGCTTGGATGATGTTGCTGTGTGGCAAGCTGAAATCAATGCCAGGAAACAAGAAGCAATTGAAACTTTAAAAGCTGAACGAGTGTTCATTGAATCATGGTTCCAATTGAAACTTGAAGGGAAAGATTATTTGATTGCGTATATGCGCGCTGATGATATTCACTATGCACAACAAGTGGGGAAAAGTAGTCAATTTCCAATTGATCAGATTCATAAAGCTTTTAAACAAAATTGGGCAAGAGTAATCCCTGCACAAATTCTGGTTGATCTTGAAAATACTGATTAG
- a CDS encoding peroxiredoxin encodes MNIRFSISLFCCIPVLAFSPISHSEKSLFSAATSEQKQWVGKPAPAFKLQDQSGKWHELKQYAGKWVVLYFYPKDNSPGCTQEANQFKALYPQFIKNNAVVLGVSLDDVASHQKFSEKLALPFPILADQNHQLANQMGVVRNLGIAKIAKRETFLIDPQGHIIYHYSSVDTQTHANQVLADVLKYSKSLGSKSLASKPQSSK; translated from the coding sequence ATGAACATTCGATTCAGTATCAGCTTATTCTGTTGCATTCCAGTTTTGGCTTTCTCCCCAATCAGCCATTCTGAAAAATCATTATTTTCAGCCGCCACATCCGAGCAAAAGCAATGGGTTGGTAAACCTGCTCCAGCCTTTAAACTTCAAGATCAATCTGGTAAGTGGCATGAATTAAAACAATACGCAGGCAAATGGGTGGTGCTCTATTTTTATCCCAAAGATAACTCCCCTGGATGCACCCAAGAAGCCAATCAATTTAAAGCGCTATATCCGCAATTTATAAAAAATAATGCCGTGGTGTTAGGCGTGAGTTTGGATGATGTCGCATCTCATCAGAAATTTTCGGAAAAATTAGCGCTACCTTTTCCAATTTTGGCAGATCAAAATCATCAACTTGCTAATCAGATGGGTGTAGTGCGTAATTTAGGTATCGCAAAAATAGCCAAACGGGAAACTTTTCTCATCGACCCACAAGGTCATATTATTTACCACTACAGCAGTGTAGATACGCAAACACATGCTAATCAGGTTCTGGCTGATGTTCTGAAATATTCAAAATCACTTGGTTCAAAGTCACTTGCTTCAAAACCACAGTCATCAAAATAA
- the ftn gene encoding heteropolymeric bacterioferritin subunit Ftn, which translates to MRGNPEVVDYLNMLIGGELAARDQYLIHSRMYEDWGLSKIFERIDHEMQEEASHADALIRRVLFLEGTPNMNRDDIEVGEDVVACLKADLKLEYHVREKLAQGVKLCEEKGDFVSRDMLRQQMNDTEEDHTYWLEKQLRLIELIGLQNYIQSQM; encoded by the coding sequence ATGCGTGGCAATCCAGAAGTTGTAGATTATCTGAATATGTTGATCGGTGGTGAACTGGCTGCTCGTGATCAATATCTTATTCACTCTCGTATGTATGAAGATTGGGGCTTAAGCAAAATCTTTGAACGTATTGACCATGAAATGCAAGAAGAAGCTTCCCATGCAGATGCATTGATTCGCCGTGTTTTGTTCCTTGAAGGGACACCGAATATGAATCGTGATGATATTGAAGTAGGTGAAGATGTTGTTGCTTGCTTAAAAGCCGATTTAAAACTTGAATATCATGTGCGTGAAAAATTGGCTCAAGGTGTAAAACTTTGCGAAGAGAAAGGTGATTTTGTTAGCCGTGATATGCTTCGCCAACAAATGAATGATACCGAAGAAGACCATACCTATTGGTTAGAAAAACAATTGCGTTTGATCGAATTGATTGGTCTGCAAAATTATATTCAATCACAAATGTAA
- a CDS encoding SDR family oxidoreductase has product MNKTTEHPILVTGATGYIAGWVIRQLLEQGLTVHATVRDLNKTKSFQHLQDIAEKNSGKLRLFQADLLNKNAFDEAMQGCEIVIHMASPFLVTNFKDPIKELIDPAIKGTENVLNSVNRTSTVKRVVVTSSIASTYGDAIDALKVPNNTLDESYWNTSSSAKHQPYYYSKVAAERKAWEMQIAQSRWDLVCVNPALVVGPSLTPMTKSGSVEVLQQFGSGVTRFGVPKIWSALVDVRDVADAHLKAALLPNAKGRYIISSKSLTLLEMGKVLTRHFGKKYPFPRMNTPKFLVKIVAPFIGHSRKYVELNVGYPLHFNAQKSIKELGINYRDVETSLVEHFQQLIDDGIVKKRG; this is encoded by the coding sequence ATGAACAAAACAACTGAACATCCAATTTTAGTCACTGGGGCAACGGGGTATATTGCGGGTTGGGTTATTCGTCAATTATTAGAGCAAGGCCTTACTGTACATGCAACCGTGCGAGACTTAAACAAAACCAAGAGCTTTCAACACTTACAAGACATCGCTGAAAAAAATTCTGGAAAATTAAGACTTTTTCAAGCCGATTTACTCAATAAAAATGCTTTTGATGAAGCTATGCAAGGCTGTGAAATTGTCATTCATATGGCCTCACCTTTTTTAGTCACCAATTTTAAAGATCCGATCAAAGAGCTTATTGACCCAGCCATTAAAGGCACAGAGAATGTTTTAAATAGTGTCAACCGTACGTCTACAGTGAAACGCGTTGTGGTGACATCGAGTATTGCATCTACTTACGGCGATGCCATTGATGCTTTAAAAGTTCCGAACAATACGTTGGATGAAAGCTATTGGAATACCAGCAGTTCAGCAAAGCATCAACCTTATTATTATTCAAAAGTTGCAGCCGAGCGTAAAGCTTGGGAAATGCAAATTGCACAATCACGCTGGGACTTGGTCTGTGTCAACCCAGCCCTTGTGGTTGGTCCATCACTGACACCGATGACTAAATCAGGCAGTGTTGAAGTGCTTCAACAATTTGGTAGTGGTGTAACACGTTTTGGTGTACCTAAAATTTGGAGTGCTCTGGTCGATGTTCGAGATGTGGCTGATGCACATTTAAAAGCAGCCTTATTACCAAATGCCAAAGGTCGTTATATTATTAGCTCTAAATCTCTGACCTTACTCGAAATGGGCAAAGTACTCACTCGTCATTTTGGTAAAAAGTACCCTTTTCCACGAATGAATACACCTAAATTTTTAGTGAAAATTGTTGCACCGTTTATTGGTCATTCACGTAAATATGTTGAGTTGAATGTAGGATATCCTCTGCATTTTAATGCTCAAAAAAGTATTAAAGAATTGGGTATAAATTACCGTGATGTCGAAACCAGTTTAGTCGAGCATTTCCAGCAGTTGATTGATGATGGCATTGTGAAAAAGCGTGGTTAA